ACCAAAATTTCCAAATTATTATGGCTAATTGTCTGTGTCTCTCTCCATTGATTGAGCTGTTTCAATTCCACTACATCAGCAATGAAATAGTTCATGAAGCTGATAAACTAAAACTTGCTAAAAGCAAAATAGAGACTCACCTGGTCACGGAAACCGGTAAATTTGTAGTAAAGACCATCCTTAATCCGCACACCCAGCTGATTACTTCGAGGAACTTTCATCCAAGTAAGGCCCACTATATCATCCTTGTCAACTTCCACAGCCTTACCACCACCTTGTTTCTTCCATAATATACCTCCAGACTGAACCTTGAGCTGTCCTGTATTCTGCATTCtcagaaattatttttatataaaatatcatcatcattaacataTATGCAAGACATGTACCTTGAATATAAAATCTTTCTACCAAGGTAACATGCACTCTCCCTTGTGTGTATCTTACAAATTCTtctgttttttccttttcttttattcaaataGGCCCAAAACAGATGGAAATATCCCATGAAGACACTTAATTAGAGTTAAAAACTAATAAAAGCACTAAACAAACAGAGCACAATACATCACATTACAATAAAATCATCCATTCATAAGGTAGGGTTCAACAACGTCCAAGAAATTTGTCAATTCATATTGCTAGGGTTCAATCACGTTCAAGAAATTCATTAATTCATAGTGCTAGGTTCAATCACGTTCAAGAAACTCATCAATTCATAGTGCTAAGGTTCAAACACCAAGAAATTCATCAATTCATACTGCTAGGGTTCAGTCACGTTCAAGAAACACATCAATTCATACTGCAAGGGTTCAGTCACGTTCAAGAAATTCATCAATTCATACTGCTAGGGTTCAGTCACGTTCAAGAAATTCATCAATTCATATTGCTAGTGTTCAATCACGTTCaagaaattcatcaattaatagGGCTAGGGTTTCAAGAGTCCATCTAAACAACAAAAACGACGAGATTATAACAAATTGGAAAGATTTAGGGTTTAAAAAGAAACTGTTACAACGATACTAGTATAAACAAGATTTAGGGTTTTAAGCATGCAcctaagaagaagaagaaaaacacatGCAAAAGGTCATTTGAAAGTAGGAATCAAGTAACGAAgagaacaaaaagaaaacaagaatcAAGAAGAGAGTAAGAACAACTTACGGTGCCTCCACGGCCGCCGAGAGAGATGTTGTTGAACTGATGACCGTCCGTCATTGCTTCGTATGTAAAAACACACTGCTGTAAGCGAGAAGGACTAGGGAAAATGGTTGCATACTTCACTTATATATAGAGAGATCCGCAAGCATCAACGTCCTCCCGCGCGAAACACATTACGCGGTTTAGGACTTTTCGACCCGACCCGGAACCGACTATTTATAATGTGcacgataattttttttttgatttatttgtaagATTTATATTATTGCTGTAGTAGTAAATTTGTCATCCCAATTTTTTTCAGAAcgttatttttcaaatttagttCATTCATATGAATAATCTTTGCTTGTGGAAATTACTATGTCCAAATCgtagtatttaaaaatttgaatgaattatCAATTTACAATaggtcgtttggtagagtgtataagaataatgcAAAATAGGGTATATTAGTAATGCTTGCATTATTAATACTTGCATTAGTTATgcaatcattattttttatacactgtttggtttgatgtattagaaaaaacaaatcttgcataatttatatttaaaaagtgtatgtttacaaaaataccctttacactttatttatttttacacttCCTTTGCAACAAGGTTCTTtgttaaaacatcaaaaaagaTTTCTTTgctaaaacattttttattcctattcttcttctttttctactataaaattaaaaaaattgttactacattaaaataagatttaaaaagaacaagaagaagaagatgtcaAACATCTTCACAATTTTGCCACCATACGTCCAAAAGATCAACTTATTCATACTAGACAACTCAAATAGAGGAAGTAATGTcctcttatttatatttttttatttgttgatataTCAAACTCTTGTATACGATCCattgtctttttcttaaaaaggaaaaacgaaaaagagaaaGGCTGCATGGTCTTCTGGTAACTTTTTGTGACAATTCCATTTTGATTACGATTACCATTGCACTTAAACTTTACAAAGGAGATTTTTNATCCTTTAACCAATATCTATAACCTCGATAAGGTGAAAGAAATCCTTTTCCATTCGTATATCCTCCGTCACACAAATAATAGTTACctataatataaacatataatttagtTACTTGCTGAAACACTATCTCCAcaagaataatatattcaataccTGATAATGGTTGAAGATCCATAATAACACCTATATTTGccataaaaatatgaatgaatacATACAAAGCTTTTAAACAAGTATCTATGTATATAAATTCCTAATTTTCAACCACATAAAGAGTGAAATAGATGAGCTCAAAGCATATTAAAAAATGAGCTAAACCTAAATTTCATCTTAAATTGTGAAAGAGATGttgaaaaatacatattttaatgaaaGACAAGACTACTAACCTTATGAAGATGAGGAAACAATGTTTGATTGagcaaaaggaagaaaaatctTCTCTTGAATTTTCTTTGACAAAGTACAGAGAATTTGAAAGAGAAGATGAAACAAGTactatggaaaatgtttttttaaaggGTTTTGAGGGTACTTTTGTAATTACATAATCTAATACAAGTGTTAAAATGTTATGATTACTAATACCTAGAATTTcttggtattagtaatacacaacTTAATACACAATATTGTGTATAACTAATGCttgtattagttatatataacaaaaacaaacaagGTATTACTAATATGCATATCTAATGCATGTATTATTTTTCCTAACACACTTTACCAAACGATACCTAAATGTAGTCTTGGTTTCACAAGTTCTATTTTTACTATTAACCatctaaaaaaagaagaaatcatcCTAAATTAACCCATTCTCCATTGAATTATGAGCCACGAGTAAATTTGCAccaaaaaatatcttatttagctactactattgttcagtAATCTGTTgagtatatttatattttcataataaCGATGACTAAATGAAGCTCTCTATTTTATATCCACTTAACTACGTCTCGTTAATCATTTACCTGCGTTAGGCAAATTATTGCGTAAAAAGACACTCATATCTTTCCCCCTTTTTGTTAAGTAGAAAAGTTGTTTCAAAATCCGTGTCTAAAAGTAGTTCTCTTTTGCTTCCAACGATCATACTACGTACTCCCATATAACATCTTTGACTAAGATTTATAACATATGATGTAAATATTTCGAAATGCCAAGGTtagacatttttatttgtattcgtAGTAATAGAGTTcagtaatttcaaattttaggtTTTTTCACAAATGATGAATAATTTTGCTCACTGCCTTGCTCCAAAAGCTGGAAAAGAAAATCAACAGGAAGCACATCAGGAATGTCAAACAGGACCAAGAGAGAATTGTCAACTGCCAATACATTTTATATAGCACATATTCTTCACTAATTTCTCCTGTCATCACAGAAAGAGTATACCAAGAATCTGCAAATTGTCACTTGCAATAATCATCATTACAGGTTTTTGATAGAGCAATAAGTTAAACTTAGACATGTTCTGCTTCTCTGCCAAAAAATAAGCACTGATCACTGACATCCGGCATaaaattcttctttcttttattcaatttagAGATTTCTTGTGTTCCCAACACATTGTGCAAGGAGCTAATTCACAAACTTCTcggaaaataaattatacatggGAAGAAGTTGGATGATAAGTTAGTTGAATCTATTAAAGTCTTCAATGAACATCCAAAGGAAGTTAGACCAAAATGCTCATATAAGGGCTTCATCAAGATGTTCTGTAGTAGTTGAAAGTTGAAACTGCAGTACCTTTTCTTAACAATTGAATTCTAATTTCAGAGCTTTCAGCCAGCATGCTACTCATAGATACAGGTGCTGTATCAACTCAGATCTTACAAAACAACGCTTcagaaaatatcaaaattgttTTCGCTTGTTGGAAAAGAACTTGTCTCTCTTTGCCCAAACATACAGAAGGAAAATAAGAACTCCAGCAGACATAGAAACTGACGCCCAGGGAAATGGTGGGTCCTTGAAACAGACTAGTGATGCTTCCAGCTCTTGAGAAGCATGATAAACAAGAGAATGAATGGCATATATGTCATGATCTGATGCCCTCAGGTAATACAAAGCCATTTCAAAGTCAAAGTGTGAGACTGCTGAAACTGCTTTGTCTAGCTTGTACTTGAACAAGTTCCACCTTTGCATGAACTCAGTAAGCTGATTATGCTTAAGAAGCTTCCTCTCCCCACCATGTGCAGAAATGgattcaagaacttcaagagcACTAGAAATACTGAAGTTTAGCGATGTCAACAATACATTTCTCCTAGCAGCATCCTTCTGCACAAATGACAATGAAGAAACCTCCGAAAACGGGCCAAATGGTGTTTGCCCGACACTCCACGTATAGTCTACTAGAGTACTGTTGTGTCTTGGGCTCCAGACTAAATGTGTTGGTGAGACTCCCCACATGCTCTGTAAGATGGAACCTACAATGGGCCTCTCTAATTCACGAGTCTGGGTAAACACATGACGCCCATTACAGCTATAATCACTCACAGTCTGTGTACTCTTTGTCCTGACTGCTATAACCATATCCTTAAAGGCCACAGACTGATGATAACGATCAAGCATCAGAATTGAACTGACATCCAAATCAAAAACATAAACCGGAAGTATCCTTCCACCAAAGTCCTCCTCAGGAACCTTAGCAATCCGCCTAAACTCAGCAGCCGATTCAGACAATGTCTGGTGTAAACGCTTAGAGTCCAGGTATTCACTGACAATCAGTGTATAGTTATCAAACAGGTACCTAGAAGTATATGAGGTAGCTGCCCTTGAAATGGCAAACGAACAGATAGGGCACTCTGCTAAATTCACGTCATACTTCTTAAATCTCAAAGATTGATCTCCAAACAACAATCCATTCTCATTTATTTCATCCATAAAATTCCTCTCTATCAGCTTCCAGTCTAACCCAACGCTATCCTTATTATCCGAAGAACCATATATGTGTATAAACTCAACAATCAAAGAATTCTCAAACGGGATAGGGATACGCAAAGAGGGCACGAGAAGAACCTGATAAGCACTCCAAACCAGTGAGGCCAAATCGGAAAGCAGAGCCTTTTGGGACTTGGGTCGGCCGTGCAATGTAGCAAATGGATGAAACTCGCCACGAGGAAGTACACCATCGCCGGACAACGCCGGGCCATAATCAACCGGACCGGCCCCCAAATCAATCCACAAATATCTCTCTTTTCCGGTCCACACAGTGCCCAAACACTTGGTGAAAGCAGGGGATGGATCGCCAGGCGTATAGCTATAAGCGTAGGGTTTCGACTGGGAGCCCAAATTGAGAATATATATGTAAATCCCACTAATGGGTTTCtctttttcaaaatcttgttTGATGATTTCATCAACTATGGAGTGAGGGACAGAGGCAAGCACGGATCTGAAAGAGGAAGGTACAGTGGCGAGATGGGTCTTGAGGGTTTCAGAAAGACGTGAAGAGAGAGAGGAAGGAGAAAGAGTCACATCAAGATGAAGTGAATGGGATATAGAGAGGTGATGAGATGGTTGAAAAGAGAAAGGGGTGATGACGTGGAACTGATCGGAAGAAATTGCCGATGTGAGAAATGAAGAAAGCTGAGATTTGGCAGAAGAAGAGAAGTTGCTACCAACAAGCTTGACGGTGATGGGGACGGAAACTTGTAGGTTGAGGAGAGAAGAAGGGATGGGTGGGTGATGTATGGAGGGTTGAGAGAGATGCTTCTTGAGAGAAGAAGGAAGAGAGAGGAATGAATCGTTTGTGGCTGTCGGGTCAACCCGAGATTGTTGGTTGAGGAAGGAGTCTAGTCCCAGGATTGGGGCGGCGGTGGTGGTGGTGGCGGTGACGAAGAGttgaaggaggaggaggagaacgCCGGCGACGCCGGTGATCGGAGGCATTTCGGAGTTTTGGGAATCCGGGGGGATAGGGTTTGGGGGTTTGGGCAAAATATGATGTTGGTTCAGTTGACGGAATTGGAAGTGGAGGACTGAGGGCACCAGCTGCGGAAGCTAGTCAATtacttgattattatttttaatttattttggaaCGGAAAAAACATGATCCCTTTATAAAATAGTCAAAAGGTAAATGTTTGTAGAAAAATACGtggttattttttttcaaaaaaaaatgtgtcccaactttgatagacaagtaaattattatattgaaaatgtttatataatttaaggCTATAGGAAAGGTGTGTTGTTGGGTGAAAGTAGAAGTGTGCAAAAATTGAATTGATCCAATTAATAAATGTTGTTGgtttattattattgtgttagcaaatttttaatggttttgttaataaaaattatctagTTATCGATTCGATATTAATTTTTAGTATTGGGTTATTGGTAAATCGATAATCCATTAAGATAATAGTAACTTACTAGTTACTGCTTTATCCATAcatgaatattaaatattaatttcaataCATTACTTGTTTGCTCATTAGCTTTAAATTCACGCTTTACATTAATTTTGAGTTCACAATTTCACGTTATACAAAACATCAAAACCTAAAATATGAACCATATTCTCTCAATCTATCTTCGTATTGCACATATATAGTTTTTTCATGTTAGTtattattgttttgattttatgaGTGTTTTGTAAAATTGCATTATTGTCTTGTCGTGTCAAATTACTAGAGAGGTCATGTATTCATTTAAGAAAAAGTTGTGTGGATAACCAAACATatgctaattaattaactaacataGCTATAGTTTAAATCAATTACAGCTAACgtcttaattttatttgtaattataccgtctttctcctcttttttacatatacaaatactaattatatatacatatacacaatTATATGAGAGATATACTAGCTTCTACCCACTCTCTGCTCCTCTCTAGCTCGCCTCTCTCTTTCCTCTCACAATCTCGCCTGCTTCTCTCCTCCATTTTTAAATCTTGCTCGTCTTTCTCCTTCGTTTTTTTAGTTTCGCTCgtcatatataaaaatacatgtGTATACCgattacatatatacaattatctactATACGTCTCTCTCCACTATTtaccctctctcgctcgcctctctccctccTCTCCcgatctcgctcgcctttcTTATCCTTCTCCCAATTTCGCTCActagatatacaaatacatatgtataacaGTCagatatatacaattatttgacaaatatacTTATACACTTCGTTAGATCTACATATACAATTCGCCTCTCTCAT
This window of the Solanum pennellii chromosome 2, SPENNV200 genome carries:
- the LOC107011732 gene encoding uncharacterized protein LOC107011732, which codes for MPPITGVAGVLLLLLQLFVTATTTTAAPILGLDSFLNQQSRVDPTATNDSFLSLPSSLKKHLSQPSIHHPPIPSSLLNLQVSVPITVKLVGSNFSSSAKSQLSSFLTSAISSDQFHVITPFSFQPSHHLSISHSLHLDVTLSPSSLSSRLSETLKTHLATVPSSFRSVLASVPHSIVDEIIKQDFEKEKPISGIYIYILNLGSQSKPYAYSYTPGDPSPAFTKCLGTVWTGKERYLWIDLGAGPVDYGPALSGDGVLPRGEFHPFATLHGRPKSQKALLSDLASLVWSAYQVLLVPSLRIPIPFENSLIVEFIHIYGSSDNKDSVGLDWKLIERNFMDEINENGLLFGDQSLRFKKYDVNLAECPICSFAISRAATSYTSRYLFDNYTLIVSEYLDSKRLHQTLSESAAEFRRIAKVPEEDFGGRILPVYVFDLDVSSILMLDRYHQSVAFKDMVIAVRTKSTQTVSDYSCNGRHVFTQTRELERPIVGSILQSMWGVSPTHLVWSPRHNSTLVDYTWSVGQTPFGPFSEVSSLSFVQKDAARRNVLLTSLNFSISSALEVLESISAHGGERKLLKHNQLTEFMQRWNLFKYKLDKAVSAVSHFDFEMALYYLRASDHDIYAIHSLVYHASQELEASLVCFKDPPFPWASVSMSAGVLIFLLYVWAKRDKFFSNKRKQF